A region from the Benincasa hispida cultivar B227 chromosome 10, ASM972705v1, whole genome shotgun sequence genome encodes:
- the LOC120088870 gene encoding ABC transporter G family member 5: protein MKKQEEEKDHDQEEGCEIKTIGISYKIKIHNSKSLFLKFFSTAKPTLCHRHVLSDVNCQAKSAQILAIVGPSGAGKSTLLQILAGKTIPHAGSLLLNNRAVEPSHINRISGYVPQKDSLFPLLTVEETLTFTARLRLSLPSSDLTAKVTSLIHELGLTHVAHSRVGDDRVRGISGGERRRVSIGVEVIHDPKVLILDEPTSGLDSTSAFQIIDMLKSTMAEAQRKTIILSIHQPGFRIVKLFDSILLLSNGSVLHHGSVEQLGLNLTLIGLQPPLHLNILEFAIESIETIQQTPNQTQLLIPQSQLKTPKFTLQQLFQQSKVIDEDTIKIGIHKSIPYHFANSPFKETAILMHRFSKNIVRTKELFGCRTVQMLVTGLVLGSIFYNLKFDLQGAEERVGLFAFILTFLLTTSIEALPIFLQEREILMKETSSGSYRVSSYAIANGLVYLPFLLILAILFSIPLYWLVGLNRNMMAFLHFMLLIWLILYTANSVVVCFSALVPNFIVGNSVISGVMGSFFLFSGYFISNQEIPKYWIFMHYISVFKYPFEGFLINEFSRSGKCLEMMFGECVVRGEVVLKEEGYGEESRWRNVMVMVGFVLIYRFVSYVILRFRCSHRKTGFV, encoded by the coding sequence atgaagaagcaagaagaagaaaaagatcatGATCAAGAAGAAGGATGCGAGATAAAAACCATAGGAATCAGCTACAAGATCAAAATCCATAACTCCAAATCCCTATTTCTCAAATTCTTCTCTACCGCAAAACCCACCCTCTGCCACCGCCACGTCCTTTCCGACGTCAATTGCCAAGCCAAATCCGCTCAAATCCTCGCCATTGTCGGCCCCAGCGGCGCCGGAAAATCCACTCTCCTCCAAATCCTCGCCGGCAAAACCATCCCTCACGCCGGCTCCCTCCTCCTCAACAACCGCGCTGTCGAACCGTCCCATATCAACCGAATCTCCGGCTACGTCCCTCAAAAGGACTCCCTCTTCCCTCTCCTCACCGTCGAAGAAACCCTGACCTTCACCGCCCGCCTCCGCCTCTCCCTCCCTTCTTCCGACCTCACCGCCAAGGTTACCTCCCTGATCCACGAACTCGGACTGACCCACGTCGCCCACTCCCGAGTCGGCGACGACCGAGTCCGTGGAATCTCCGGCGGTGAGCGGCGGCGTGTTTCAATCGGCGTGGAAGTGATTCATGACCCCAAAGTGCTTATTCTTGACGAACCCACTTCCGGACTTGACAGCACTTCCGCTTTTCAGATCATCGACATGCTGAAATCCACCATGGCCGAAGCTCAACGAAAAACCATCATTCTTAGCATCCATCAGCCTGGATTCAGAATCGTGAAGCTTTTCGATTCCATTCTTCTTCTCTCCAATGGCTCTGTTTTACACCATGGCTCTGTCGAACAACTCGGACTCAACCTCACTCTAATCGGCCTTCAACCTCCCCTTCATCTGAACATCCTCGAATTCGCCATTGAATCCATCGAAACCATTCAACAAACCCCAAATCAAACCCAATTATTAATTCCTCAATCCCAATTAAAAACTCCTAAATTCACCCTGCAACAGCTCTTTCAACAATCCAAAGTCATCGACGAGGACACCATCAAAATCGGAATTCACAAATCAATCCCTTACCATTTTGCCAATTCCCCATTCAAAGAAACCGCCATCCTCATGCACAGATTCTCCAAGAACATAGTCAGAACAAAGGAGCTTTTCGGTTGCAGAACAGTTCAAATGTTGGTAACAGGACTTGTTCTTGGTTCAATTTTCTATAATCTCAAATTCGATTTACAGGGTGCTGAAGAACGCGTGGGATTATTCGCTTTCATACTCACATTTCTATTAACAACCTCAATCGAAGCCCTCCCGATTTTCTTACAAGAAAGAGAGATCCTAATGAAAGAAACGTCCTCAGGGAGTTACAGAGTATCCTCATACGCCATAGCCAACGGATTAGTCTACCTCCCATTTCTACTAATCTTAGCAATTTTGTTCTCAATTCCATTATACTGGCTGGTGGGGCTGAACAGAAATATGATGGCGTTTCTTCATTTCATGTTACTGATATGGCTGATTCTATACACGGCGAATTCAGTGGTGGTTTGTTTCAGTGCATTAGTGCCGAATTTCATAGTGGGGAACTCGGTGATATCAGGGGTAATGGGATCGTTTTTCTTGTTCTCGGGGTACTTCATATCGAACCAGGAAATACCAAAGTATTGGATATTTATGCATTACATATCGGTGTTTAAGTACCCATTTGAAGGGTTTTTGATAAACGAATTTTCGAGGTCAGGGAAGTGCCTGGAAATGATGTTTGGGGAATGTGTAGTGAGAGGAGAGGTTGTGCTAAAGGAAGAAGGGTATGGGGAAGAAAGCAGGTGGAGGAATGTAATGGTAATGGTGGGTTTTGTTTTGATTTACAGATTTGTTTCTTATGTTATTCTCAGATTTCGATGCTCCCACAGGAAAACTGGTTTTGTTTAA